A region from the Salicibibacter cibarius genome encodes:
- a CDS encoding cob(I)yrinic acid a,c-diamide adenosyltransferase, producing the protein MSIYTRTGDDGDTGIVGGRTSKSSVQVEAYGTIEEANSFIGVATAFLTEKKIAYKVNETMVTVLEEHIDFYNEVTSALERFILPGGTPAAAYLHVARTVVRRAERRVVQLANETGVNSYVRQYLNRLADYLFVICRIVNARAGQPDIEYERGEKVFRNVGREEE; encoded by the coding sequence ATGAGCATTTATACAAGAACCGGCGATGACGGGGATACGGGCATTGTCGGGGGACGCACCTCAAAATCAAGTGTACAAGTCGAGGCTTACGGAACCATCGAGGAAGCCAACAGCTTCATCGGAGTGGCAACCGCATTCTTAACGGAAAAAAAGATCGCTTACAAAGTAAACGAAACTATGGTGACGGTCCTCGAGGAACACATTGATTTCTATAATGAAGTAACGTCCGCGTTGGAACGTTTTATCTTACCCGGGGGGACGCCGGCCGCAGCCTATCTTCACGTGGCACGTACGGTTGTCCGGCGGGCAGAACGACGGGTGGTTCAATTGGCAAATGAAACGGGTGTCAACTCGTACGTACGCCAATACCTAAACCGTCTAGCCGACTATTTATTTGTCATTTGCCGCATCGTAAATGCTCGCGCCGGCCAACCCGATATCGAATACGAACGCGGAGAAAAAGTATTCAGGAACGTTGGCCGGGAGGAAGAATGA
- a CDS encoding cysteine hydrolase family protein, whose translation MSMQKQSETALLLIDFINNLDFPEGELLRPQGEEAAKQAKKLKEKAKERNLPVIYVNDNYGQWKKSFHGVVKFCTEEGSKGKKMSEMVLPKEDDYFILKPQFSGFFETQLSLLLKQLKVQNIIIAGVAGDKCIHFTANDAYMRGYGIFVPKDCTASNYKESNARALSLMEDILGADTTGSAYMELP comes from the coding sequence ATGTCCATGCAAAAACAATCAGAAACCGCGTTACTGCTTATTGATTTTATCAATAATCTAGATTTTCCGGAAGGCGAATTGTTGCGCCCGCAGGGAGAAGAAGCGGCCAAACAGGCAAAAAAATTGAAGGAAAAGGCGAAGGAGCGAAACCTTCCTGTCATTTATGTCAATGACAATTATGGGCAATGGAAAAAAAGTTTTCACGGAGTTGTGAAATTCTGTACCGAGGAGGGTTCAAAAGGAAAGAAAATGTCAGAAATGGTTTTGCCGAAAGAGGATGACTATTTCATACTGAAGCCACAGTTTTCCGGTTTTTTTGAAACACAGTTGTCGCTGTTACTTAAGCAACTAAAAGTGCAAAACATTATTATCGCCGGCGTGGCAGGCGATAAGTGCATCCATTTTACGGCTAATGATGCTTACATGCGGGGGTACGGTATTTTTGTGCCAAAAGATTGTACGGCTTCCAATTACAAAGAATCAAATGCGCGCGCTTTATCTCTAATGGAAGATATTTTGGGGGCGGATACGACCGGTTCGGCGTATATGGAATTGCCTTAG
- the mazG gene encoding nucleoside triphosphate pyrophosphohydrolase, producing MKPEIEIIGLGPGGLGKLTLDVYKRLKDEKKVYARTTHHPVIAELQSEGLEFASFDAIYEAHESFPPIYEEIAEALLGAAAGSSGEGIRYVVPGHPLVAEETVQRLLAAEAEGRVSVNIIGGASFLDPVFSALRIDPNDGFQLLDATNFTADDLSLTQHLIISQLYDGFIASEVKLTLMEHFPDDYEVTLVKAAGSPDEEMATLPLYALDREMNVSNLTVLYVPPAPDESYLRHTFTRLRDVIRVLRGPNGCPWDRKQTHVTLKRFLLEEAYEVLDAIDEEDDDHLVEELGDVLLQVLLHAQIGEDEGYFNIADVVAGLTEKMIRRHPHVFHEKIEGDRAEDVELRWDKIKEMEKKDQTPASLLDNIPRSMPSLMTAFELQKKTAKAGFQWHEEAPMWEKLEEEIAEWKEALKEHNDEEAKKEFGDVLFILVNLARSFNIQPEEALLMTNRKFIRRFQYIEMQLKANGKTPETSDLTEMDRYWDEAKKKGI from the coding sequence ATAAAACCTGAAATTGAAATTATAGGGTTGGGTCCGGGGGGACTCGGAAAACTGACGTTGGACGTGTATAAACGGCTAAAAGATGAGAAAAAGGTGTACGCGCGTACAACACATCACCCTGTAATTGCTGAATTGCAATCCGAGGGGTTGGAATTTGCGTCGTTTGATGCCATTTACGAGGCGCATGAATCATTTCCGCCGATTTACGAGGAAATTGCGGAGGCACTGCTCGGTGCGGCCGCGGGGTCCTCCGGGGAAGGCATCCGTTACGTCGTCCCGGGCCACCCGCTCGTTGCGGAAGAGACAGTGCAACGTTTGCTTGCTGCGGAAGCCGAGGGCCGGGTTAGCGTGAATATTATTGGCGGGGCAAGTTTTTTGGACCCTGTTTTTTCGGCCCTTCGTATCGATCCGAATGATGGATTTCAATTGCTTGATGCGACGAATTTTACAGCAGATGACCTTTCATTAACCCAGCATTTGATCATTTCGCAACTGTACGATGGCTTCATTGCTTCGGAAGTGAAGCTGACGTTAATGGAGCACTTCCCCGATGATTACGAGGTGACGTTGGTGAAAGCAGCGGGAAGCCCTGACGAGGAAATGGCGACGCTTCCGCTTTATGCGCTTGATCGGGAGATGAACGTTAGCAATCTTACGGTGCTTTACGTCCCGCCGGCGCCGGATGAAAGCTATTTGCGCCATACGTTCACGCGACTTCGGGACGTCATTCGCGTATTGCGAGGTCCTAACGGCTGCCCATGGGATCGTAAGCAGACCCATGTTACATTGAAGCGATTTTTGCTTGAAGAAGCGTACGAGGTGCTTGATGCGATTGATGAGGAAGATGATGATCATCTGGTTGAAGAGCTTGGCGATGTGCTTTTGCAAGTGCTCCTGCACGCGCAAATCGGCGAGGATGAAGGTTACTTCAACATTGCTGATGTCGTTGCCGGCTTAACGGAGAAAATGATTCGTCGCCACCCCCATGTTTTTCATGAAAAAATAGAAGGGGATCGCGCCGAAGACGTTGAATTACGTTGGGACAAAATAAAAGAAATGGAGAAAAAAGACCAAACGCCAGCTTCGCTTCTTGATAACATTCCCCGTTCAATGCCGTCGCTGATGACAGCATTTGAACTCCAGAAAAAAACGGCAAAGGCTGGATTCCAATGGCACGAAGAAGCGCCGATGTGGGAAAAACTCGAAGAAGAGATCGCGGAGTGGAAGGAAGCTTTGAAGGAACACAATGATGAAGAAGCGAAAAAAGAATTCGGCGACGTCCTTTTCATTCTTGTTAATCTTGCACGTTCCTTCAATATTCAACCTGAGGAAGCATTGCTGATGACAAATCGAAAGTTCATCCGCCGTTTTCAATATATCGAAATGCAATTAAAAGCAAATGGCAAAACGCCGGAAACCTCGGACTTAACGGAAATGGATCGCTATTGGGACGAAGCAAAAAAGAAAGGAATATAA
- a CDS encoding RNA-binding S4 domain-containing protein encodes MRIDKFLKVSRLIKRRTVAKEVAGAGRLQVNGQIAKAGTEVKPGDEVTIRYGRKIVKVRVESLENAAQKGEATSLYTTLEETKVDD; translated from the coding sequence ATGCGGATTGATAAGTTTTTAAAAGTTTCTCGCCTCATTAAAAGGCGGACGGTTGCAAAAGAAGTGGCCGGTGCAGGACGCTTGCAAGTGAATGGACAGATCGCCAAGGCCGGGACGGAAGTCAAGCCCGGTGACGAAGTGACCATTCGTTATGGAAGAAAAATAGTGAAAGTACGAGTGGAAAGCCTGGAGAACGCGGCGCAAAAAGGAGAAGCTACATCCCTGTACACGACGCTGGAAGAAACGAAAGTAGATGATTAA
- the yabP gene encoding sporulation protein YabP, with protein sequence MSDYVPNQRYKNTNHEHDIVLKGRKTLEISGVKEVESFDSREFLLETVMGYLSVRGSDLYMKNLNVEEGLVSIEGKIDDLIYVDEQSHGKPKGFIGKLFK encoded by the coding sequence ATGAGCGACTATGTGCCGAACCAACGCTATAAAAACACAAACCATGAACATGATATCGTGCTAAAAGGGCGAAAGACGTTGGAAATTAGCGGTGTCAAAGAAGTGGAGAGCTTTGACAGCCGGGAATTTTTACTCGAAACCGTCATGGGGTATTTATCGGTACGGGGGAGTGACTTGTATATGAAAAACTTGAACGTGGAGGAAGGTCTTGTTTCGATCGAAGGCAAAATCGATGACCTGATCTACGTTGATGAACAAAGCCACGGGAAACCGAAAGGCTTTATCGGGAAGTTGTTCAAGTGA
- the yabQ gene encoding spore cortex biosynthesis protein YabQ: MTLDVQFQTFFAMLMTGAVIAAQLDVYHRCLPRKARKKWPQALFDLFFWVVQAILVFYVLFQMNLGDLRIYVFLSILLGFLIYWQTVRPLFLRVLEVLIRIIETIYSMILKIFYLFLWTPVVWLYKGIKQLLIIVYRSIRWLLYQLGLWLLQPLYRLVGGPRVVSRVTCWGKRLRNWFSGR; encoded by the coding sequence GTGACCCTTGACGTTCAGTTCCAAACGTTTTTCGCTATGCTGATGACCGGCGCTGTTATTGCTGCCCAACTTGATGTTTATCACCGCTGTTTGCCGCGTAAAGCCAGAAAAAAATGGCCGCAAGCGTTATTCGATCTATTCTTTTGGGTTGTACAGGCTATCCTCGTTTTTTATGTTTTGTTTCAAATGAATCTTGGAGATTTGCGAATCTATGTTTTTCTATCGATCTTGCTAGGTTTTTTAATCTATTGGCAGACCGTTCGTCCATTGTTTTTACGCGTGCTGGAAGTGTTGATTAGAATTATAGAGACAATTTATTCGATGATTTTGAAAATCTTCTATTTGTTCTTGTGGACTCCTGTGGTATGGTTATACAAAGGAATAAAACAATTGCTTATCATTGTCTATCGCAGCATAAGATGGCTTCTCTATCAACTCGGCCTTTGGTTATTACAGCCGTTGTATCGGCTTGTGGGCGGTCCCCGTGTTGTTTCACGGGTGACCTGTTGGGGCAAGCGTCTGAGAAACTGGTTTTCCGGGAGATGA
- a CDS encoding septum formation initiator family protein, translating to MSGTPPNRKVTPLNRKKMSDKEQERLAIREQRRKRGLRRRLTVIGIVASIVVVFAGIGLISQYGMIQANNAEKIELQEQLEELEANENDLEREIMNYNDEEYITEVARKDYYMSKPGETLYQLPEDEDEDDDD from the coding sequence ATGTCCGGGACACCCCCAAACCGCAAAGTTACACCATTAAACAGGAAAAAGATGAGCGACAAAGAACAAGAACGGCTTGCGATAAGAGAACAACGACGCAAGCGCGGATTAAGACGGCGACTAACCGTCATTGGGATCGTGGCCAGTATCGTTGTTGTTTTCGCAGGCATCGGGCTTATTTCGCAATACGGCATGATCCAAGCGAATAATGCCGAAAAAATCGAACTGCAAGAGCAATTGGAAGAACTCGAGGCGAATGAAAACGATCTGGAACGGGAAATCATGAACTATAATGACGAGGAATACATTACTGAAGTCGCTCGCAAAGACTATTATATGTCCAAACCAGGGGAAACGCTTTACCAATTACCTGAGGATGAAGACGAAGACGACGATGACTAA